From Salvelinus fontinalis isolate EN_2023a chromosome 30, ASM2944872v1, whole genome shotgun sequence, one genomic window encodes:
- the rab4a gene encoding ras-related protein Rab-4A: protein MSETYDFLFKFLVIGNAGAGKSCLLHQFIEKRFKDDSNHTIGVEFGSKIINVVNKYVKLQIWDTAGQERFRSVTRSYYRGAAGALLVYDITSRETYNALTNWLTDARMLASQNIVIILCGNKKDLDADREVTFLEASRFAQENELMFLETSALTGENVEEAFVQCARKILNKIESGELDPERMGSGIQYGDAALRQLRSPRRGQAESAQECGC, encoded by the exons ATGTCTGAGACATACG ATTTCCTGTTCAAATTCCTAGTGATTGGGAATGCAGGAGCTGGAAAATCATGTCTTCTTCACCAGTTTATTGAGAAAAGAT TCAAAGACGATTCGAATCACACCATCGGAGTGGAGTTTGGCTCAAAGATAATCAACGTGGTAAACAAATATGTCAAACTCCAAATCTGGGACACTGCGGGACAAGAGAGATtcag GTCTGTTACACGGAGTTATTACAGAGGCGCTGCTGGAGCCCTGCTTGTATATGACATCACCAG CCGGGAAACCTACAACGCCCTGACCAACTGGCTGACAGACGCCAGGATGCTGGCCAGCCAAAATATTGTCATCATCCTGTGTGGTAACAAGAAGGACTTGGACGCAGACCGGGAGGTCACCTTCCTGGAGGCTTCTCGCTTTGCTCAGGAAAATG AGCTTATGTTTCTGGAGACAAGTGCTCTGACAGGGGAGAATGTAGAGGAGGCCTTTGTGCAGTGTGCCAGGAAAATCCTCAACAAGATCGAGTCAG GAGAGTTGGACCCGGAGAGGATGGGATCAGGAATCCAGTATGGAGACGCCGCGCTGCGCCAGCTGCGCTCCCCTCGTAGGGGACAGGCCGAGAGCGCCCAGGAATGTGGCTGTTAG